From the genome of Phycicoccus duodecadis:
CGAGGCGCTGCACGATGTTGGTGGCGCTCGTGGGATGCACCATGAGCCGCTCGCCGATGCGCGACATCGACAGGCGCTGGTCACGGCTGAACGCCAGCAGGACCAGCGCCTCGTAACGGGCGAAGGTCAGCCCGTGCCGCCCGGCGATGGCGTCGAAGCGGGCCAGGAGGAGCTGCTGCACCCGCATCACCGAGGTGGCGGTGGCCATCGAGGTGGCGTGTGCGTCCGTGCCCCACCGCTGGACCCACAGCTCGCGCGCCCGCTCGATGGGGTCGAAGGGCAGGCGTACCGGCTCGCTCACGGTCAGCACGCTAACGCGCCCGGGAGCGGGACCGATTGTGTGTCCGGGCCCGCGGTCCCTAGCGTGGGGCCGGTGAACGGCTCGAGAACAGTGGCCTGGCGCGACTACGCCGCCGTGCTCTTCGACCTCGACGGGGTCCTGACGCCCACCGCCGAGGTGCACATGGCGGCGTGGTCCGAGATGTTCAACGCCTTCCTCCGGGGCCTCGCGCCGGGACACCCCGCGGCGGATGGCGCCGACACCGCGCCGTACACCGAGGCCGACTACTACGCCCACGTCGACGGCAAGCCCCGCTACGACGGCGTCGCCGACCTGCTCGGCGCCCGCGGCATCGACCTGCCCCGCGGCGAGCCCGGTGACGCCCCCGAGGCGGAGACGGTGTGCGGCCTGGGCAACCGCAAGAACGACGCCTTCACCGCCGTGCTCGAGCGCGACGGCGTGCGCCCGTACCCCGGCTCGCTCGCGCTGCTCGACCACCTGCGCGACCTCGGCGTCCCGCTGGCCGTCGTCTCCTCCTCGGCCAACGCCCCCGCCGTCCTGGCCGCCGCCGGGCTGGCCGACCGCTTCGTCACCGTGGTCGACGGCCGGGTCGCCGGAGCGCTCGGGTTGCCCGGCAAGCCCGCCCCCGACACCTTCCTCGAGGCCGCGCGCACGTGTGGCGCCGCCCCTGGGGCCGCCGTGGTCGTCGAGGACGCCGTCTCGGGGGTGCGGGCGGGCGCCGCGGGCGGCTTCGGGCTCGTCGTCGGGGTCGACCGCGGCGCGGGCGAGGACGCGCTGCGCTCGGCCGGCGCGCATCTGGTCGTGACCGACCTCCGGGAGCTCGCGTGAGGACGGGCCGGGTGGGGGCCGACCCCCTCGACCGCACCCGTTTCCCCGCCGACCCTTGGCGCCTGGTCGAGACCGCGCCCGACCTCGCCGACCTCGGGCTGACCGAGACGCTGTTCGCGGTGGCCAACGGCTACATCGGGCTGCGGGCCAACCCCGAGGAGGGGCGCGAGGCCCACGAGCACGGCACCTTCGTCAACGGCTTCCACGAGACCTGGCCCATCCGGCACGCCGAGGCGGCCTACGGCTTCGCCCGGACCGGTCAGACCGTGGTCCCCGTCCCCGACGCCAAGCTGATGAAGCTGTACGTCGACGACGAGCCCCTCGTCCTCGGGATGGCCGACCTGGAGGAGTACGAGCGCAGCCTCGACCTGCGCGACGGGGTGCTGCGCCGCTCGCTGGTGTGGCGCACGCCGTCGGGCAAGCGGGTGCGGGTCGACTCCACCCGGATGGTGTCGATGACCGAGCGGCACCTCGTGGTGCTCACCCTCGAGGTCACCATGCTCGCGGGCGACGCCCCCGTCGTCGTCTCCAGCCAGCTGCTGAACCGGCTCGACGGCGAGGACGAGTACCACGCTCCGGCTCGCGGGATGGTCGACCCGCGCAAGGCGGGCTCGTTCGAGGGCCGGGTGCTGCTCCCCCGGCTGCACGGCGCCACCGAGCACCGGCTCATGCTCGGCCACCGCTGCCGTGGCTCGGGGATGACCGTCGCGGTCATGGCCGACCACACCGTGCGCTGCACCGACTCCTACGAGGTCGTCACCCGTGCCGAGGACGACCTGGCCAAGGCCACCTTCCGGGTCGAGGCCCGCGAGGGACACACCCTGCGCGTCGAGAAGCTCGTGGCGTACCACACCTCCCGCAGCCTGCCCGTGCGCGAGCTGGCCGACCGCTGCGAACGCACCCTCGACCGCTGCGGCACCCACGGCGTCGACGACCACCACGCCCAGCAGCGCGAGTGGTTCGACCGGTTCTGGGAGTGCGCCGACATCGAGATCGGCACCGGCGCCCCGCAGGCCGAGGCCCTCCAGCAGGCGGTGCGCTACAACCTCTTCTCGCTGGCGCAGGCCGCGGGCCGGGCCGACCAGCACGGCGTGGCCGCCAAGGGCGTCACCGGCTCGGGGTACGAGGGCCACTACTTCTGGGACAGCGAGGTCTACGTCGCCCCGTTCCTCACCTACACCCGCCCGGAGCTGGCCCGGAACCTGCTGACCTTCCGCAGCCGGATGCTGCCGGCGGCCCGCGAGCGCGCCCGCGAGATGTCGCAGCCCGGTGCTCTGTTCCCGTGGCGCACGATCAACGGCGAGGAGGCCTCGGCCTACTACGCGGCCGGCACCGCGCAGGTGCACATCGACGCCGACGTCGCCCACGCCCTGGCGCAGTACGTGGCGGCCACCGACGACGTCGGCTTCCTGGTGCGCGACGGGGTGGCCATCCTGGTCGAGACCGCCCGGATGTACGCGGCGCTGGGCTTCTGGCGCAGCAACGGCGTCCCGAGCTTCCACATCCACGGCGTCACCGGGCCCGACGAGTACACGACGGTCGTCAACAACAACCTGTTCACCAACGTGATGGCGCGCGCCAACCTCGAACAGGCGGTGCGGGCCGTGGAGCGGGTGCGGGCCGAGCACCCGCGGGAGTGGGAGCGGCTGAACCGTCGTCTGCAGGTGCGCGACGAGGAGCTGGCCGAGTGGCGGGCCTGCGCCGACGGCATGCACATCCCCTTCGACGAGGGCCTGGGCATCCACCCGCAGGACGACTTCTTCCTCGACCGCGAGGTGTGGGACCTCAGCCGCACCCCGGCCGACGTCCGGCCGCTGCTGCTGCACTACCACCCCCTCGTCATCTACCGCTTCCAGGTGCTCAAGCAGGCCGACGTCGTCCTGGCGCTCTACCTGCAGGGCGACCGGTTCACCGCCGAACAGAAGCGCGCCGACTTCGAGTACTACGACCCGATCACCACCGGCGACTCCACGCTCTCGGCCGTCGTCCAGTCGGTGGTGGCGGCCGAGGTCGGCTACCACGAGGCTGCTTACGAGTACTTCTGCCGGGCGCTCTACGTCGACCTCGCGGACCTGCACGACAACACCGTCGACGGGCTGCACATCGCCTCGGCCGGCGGGGTGTGGGCCACCCTCGTCGGCGGCTTCGGCGGGATGCGCGACCACGGCGGCCTGCTGCGCTTCGACCCCCGGCTGCCC
Proteins encoded in this window:
- a CDS encoding MarR family winged helix-turn-helix transcriptional regulator; translation: MSEPVRLPFDPIERARELWVQRWGTDAHATSMATATSVMRVQQLLLARFDAIAGRHGLTFARYEALVLLAFSRDQRLSMSRIGERLMVHPTSATNIVQRLVAQGFVERVPNPTDRRGAFAVITAAGVAAMEAVTVDLEEADFGLGMLDADQHDTLFAVLREVRVGARDFTP
- a CDS encoding HAD family hydrolase, yielding MNGSRTVAWRDYAAVLFDLDGVLTPTAEVHMAAWSEMFNAFLRGLAPGHPAADGADTAPYTEADYYAHVDGKPRYDGVADLLGARGIDLPRGEPGDAPEAETVCGLGNRKNDAFTAVLERDGVRPYPGSLALLDHLRDLGVPLAVVSSSANAPAVLAAAGLADRFVTVVDGRVAGALGLPGKPAPDTFLEAARTCGAAPGAAVVVEDAVSGVRAGAAGGFGLVVGVDRGAGEDALRSAGAHLVVTDLRELA
- a CDS encoding glycoside hydrolase family 65 protein — its product is MGADPLDRTRFPADPWRLVETAPDLADLGLTETLFAVANGYIGLRANPEEGREAHEHGTFVNGFHETWPIRHAEAAYGFARTGQTVVPVPDAKLMKLYVDDEPLVLGMADLEEYERSLDLRDGVLRRSLVWRTPSGKRVRVDSTRMVSMTERHLVVLTLEVTMLAGDAPVVVSSQLLNRLDGEDEYHAPARGMVDPRKAGSFEGRVLLPRLHGATEHRLMLGHRCRGSGMTVAVMADHTVRCTDSYEVVTRAEDDLAKATFRVEAREGHTLRVEKLVAYHTSRSLPVRELADRCERTLDRCGTHGVDDHHAQQREWFDRFWECADIEIGTGAPQAEALQQAVRYNLFSLAQAAGRADQHGVAAKGVTGSGYEGHYFWDSEVYVAPFLTYTRPELARNLLTFRSRMLPAARERAREMSQPGALFPWRTINGEEASAYYAAGTAQVHIDADVAHALAQYVAATDDVGFLVRDGVAILVETARMYAALGFWRSNGVPSFHIHGVTGPDEYTTVVNNNLFTNVMARANLEQAVRAVERVRAEHPREWERLNRRLQVRDEELAEWRACADGMHIPFDEGLGIHPQDDFFLDREVWDLSRTPADVRPLLLHYHPLVIYRFQVLKQADVVLALYLQGDRFTAEQKRADFEYYDPITTGDSTLSAVVQSVVAAEVGYHEAAYEYFCRALYVDLADLHDNTVDGLHIASAGGVWATLVGGFGGMRDHGGLLRFDPRLPEGWGSLTFRLAWRGSRLRVQLSEHEVAFTVEDGAAPVPVEVRGERHEVAPGTPVVVALDGHGARRGGLLGRRPQLGGTRADGSRITAGVPDPIPFEDVEPFDGMVTDAR